The Polynucleobacter sp. TSB-Sco08W16 genome includes a region encoding these proteins:
- the guaA gene encoding glutamine-hydrolyzing GMP synthase, translated as MHDKILILDFGSQVTQLIARRVRDARVYSEIHPYDCDPEFIRKFIQEQGGKGIILSGGPSSVTEEGSPRAPQIVFELGVPVLGICYGMQTMATQLGGSVASAEALGKAREFGYSEVRAHGHTNLLKGIQDFSTSEGHGILKVWMSHGDSVTTMPPSFKLMASTESCPIAGMADEDRCFYAFQFHPEVTHTIQGTAILERFVHEICKCKPDWVMGDYIAEAVDNIRKQVGDEEVILGLSGGVDSSVAAALIHRAIGDQLTCVFVDHGLLRLNEGDMVMEMFARNLGVKVIRVDAKETFMGELAGVADPEAKRKIIGKEFVEIFQTESGKIQNAKWLAQGTIYPDVIESAGKGKKGAHTIKSHHNVGGLPEDMHLKLLEPLRELFKDEVRELGVALGLPREMVYRHPFPGPGLGVRILGEVKAEFASLLQRADAIFIEELRNTIDEASQKSWYDLTSQAFAVFLPVKSVGVMGDGRTYEYVVALRAVQTQDFMTAHWAHLPHELLGKVSNRIINEVRGINRVVYDISGKPPATIEWE; from the coding sequence GTGCACGACAAAATACTGATTCTCGACTTTGGTTCACAAGTAACTCAACTAATTGCTAGGCGTGTGCGTGATGCTCGAGTCTATTCAGAGATCCATCCCTACGATTGCGATCCAGAGTTCATCCGTAAATTTATTCAAGAGCAGGGCGGTAAAGGAATCATTCTTTCTGGAGGCCCCAGTTCAGTAACGGAAGAGGGCAGTCCGCGTGCGCCACAAATCGTATTTGAACTAGGGGTTCCCGTTTTAGGTATCTGTTATGGCATGCAAACCATGGCAACTCAATTGGGCGGCTCGGTAGCTTCGGCGGAAGCCTTGGGTAAGGCTCGTGAGTTTGGCTACTCTGAAGTGCGCGCGCATGGCCACACTAATCTGCTTAAAGGGATCCAAGACTTCTCGACCAGCGAAGGTCATGGCATTCTGAAGGTGTGGATGAGTCATGGTGATTCTGTGACTACAATGCCGCCGTCTTTTAAATTGATGGCATCCACTGAATCTTGTCCAATCGCAGGCATGGCTGATGAAGATCGTTGCTTCTATGCCTTCCAATTCCATCCTGAAGTAACTCACACTATTCAAGGAACTGCAATCCTTGAGCGTTTTGTGCATGAAATTTGCAAGTGCAAACCAGATTGGGTAATGGGCGACTATATTGCTGAGGCTGTCGACAATATTCGCAAGCAAGTTGGTGATGAAGAAGTTATTTTGGGCTTATCAGGTGGTGTTGACTCAAGTGTTGCCGCAGCCTTAATTCATCGCGCTATTGGTGATCAGCTTACTTGTGTATTTGTTGATCATGGCCTACTTCGCTTGAATGAAGGCGATATGGTTATGGAGATGTTTGCACGTAACCTTGGTGTTAAGGTCATTCGGGTTGATGCCAAAGAAACCTTTATGGGTGAGTTGGCTGGTGTAGCTGATCCAGAAGCCAAGCGCAAAATTATTGGCAAAGAGTTCGTTGAAATATTCCAAACCGAGTCTGGCAAGATTCAGAATGCGAAGTGGCTTGCTCAGGGAACTATCTATCCGGATGTTATTGAGTCTGCTGGTAAAGGTAAAAAGGGCGCACATACCATTAAGAGTCACCATAATGTTGGTGGCCTGCCAGAGGATATGCACCTCAAGTTACTCGAGCCGCTACGTGAATTATTCAAAGATGAAGTGCGTGAGCTTGGTGTTGCATTAGGCTTGCCGCGTGAGATGGTGTATCGCCATCCATTCCCAGGTCCAGGATTGGGTGTTCGCATCTTGGGTGAAGTAAAAGCAGAATTTGCCAGTCTATTACAGCGAGCAGATGCCATCTTCATTGAAGAATTACGTAATACGATTGATGAGGCTAGCCAAAAATCTTGGTATGACCTCACCAGCCAAGCATTCGCCGTGTTCTTGCCAGTGAAATCTGTTGGCGTGATGGGTGATGGTAGAACGTATGAGTATGTTGTTGCTCTTAGAGCAGTGCAGACACAAGATTTTATGACAGCACATTGGGCACATTTGCCACATGAGTTGCTTGGTAAGGTTTCGAATCGCATCATCAATGAAGTGCGCGGGATTAATCGTGTGGTCTACGATATCAGTGGCAAACCGCCTGCAACAATTGAGTGGGAATAA
- a CDS encoding ferritin-like domain-containing protein has product MTELRQSALAILALADAQMKVSRVFELFDDYQQQRITLKTADILNEQGLQLPGRPQKPELIPPLEVPKRRMDTVEGRASLLHSLAHIEYNAINLALDAIWRFPNMPQKYYEDWLKVAKEEAYHFTLVNRYIQSFGFTYGDFPAHNSLWEMVERTKDAVIARMALVPRTMEARGLDAVPMIRDRFKQIKELGAVEILEIILRDEIGHVGIGNHWFNFLCAKENLSPISAYRDLAKKYCAPKLRGPFNMEARKQAGFSDEELGLLGV; this is encoded by the coding sequence ATGACCGAGTTACGCCAATCCGCCCTTGCTATATTGGCTCTTGCAGATGCGCAAATGAAAGTAAGTCGAGTATTTGAACTATTCGATGACTATCAACAGCAACGCATCACGCTCAAAACTGCAGACATATTGAATGAGCAGGGCCTTCAACTGCCAGGGCGCCCGCAAAAGCCCGAGTTAATTCCACCTTTGGAAGTTCCCAAAAGAAGAATGGATACCGTTGAAGGCAGGGCATCTCTTCTGCACTCACTTGCACACATTGAATATAACGCCATCAACTTGGCTTTAGATGCTATCTGGCGTTTTCCTAATATGCCTCAGAAATATTATGAAGATTGGCTGAAGGTTGCTAAAGAAGAGGCATACCATTTCACACTAGTGAATCGCTATATCCAATCATTTGGATTTACTTACGGGGATTTTCCTGCTCACAATAGTTTGTGGGAGATGGTAGAGCGCACCAAAGATGCAGTCATTGCCAGAATGGCCTTAGTGCCCAGAACAATGGAAGCCAGAGGCTTGGATGCTGTTCCGATGATTCGAGATCGTTTTAAGCAAATTAAAGAATTGGGCGCCGTAGAAATATTAGAAATTATTCTTCGAGATGAGATTGGACATGTCGGTATTGGTAATCACTGGTTCAATTTCTTGTGCGCTAAAGAAAATCTCTCGCCAATTTCGGCCTATAGAGATTTGGCTAAAAAATACTGTGCACCAAAATTAAGGGGGCCTTTCAATATGGAGGCTCGTAAACAAGCCGGTTTTAGTGATGAAGAGCTTGGCTTGCTTGGCGTATAG
- the guaB gene encoding IMP dehydrogenase: MRLIQKALTFDDVLLVPAYSSVLPRDASLASKLTRDISLNTPLVSAAMDTVTEGRLAIAMASEGGIGIIHKNLKPAEQAREVAKVKRYESGVLRDPITISPDVTLRQVIQLSREHGFSGFPVLTGKEVVGIITNRDLRFEEDLDAPVKTKMTPRERLITVKEGCSLEEAKRLMSQHRLERVLVVNDKFELRGLITVKDILKATEHPNACKDGEGKLRVGAAVGVGPDNDERIELLVRAGVDVIVVDTAHGHSQGVLDRVKWVKKNYPHVQVIGGNIATGDAAKALADHGADGVKVGIGPGSICTTRIVAGVGVPQITAIVNVATALKGTGIPLIADGGVRYSGDVAKALAAGASSVMMGGMFAGTEEAPGEVFLYQGRSYKSYRGMGSLGAMADGSADRYFQSDIVANAEKLVPEGIEGQVPYKGSVLAILHQLTGGIRSSMGYLGCKTIAELHEKANFVEITSAGVRESHVHDVKITKEAPNYHID, from the coding sequence ATGCGACTCATTCAAAAAGCACTCACTTTTGACGATGTGCTCCTCGTACCGGCCTATTCTTCGGTACTCCCTCGAGATGCCAGCTTGGCAAGTAAGTTAACTCGAGATATTTCACTCAATACACCATTGGTGTCTGCTGCGATGGATACCGTCACAGAAGGTCGATTGGCGATTGCCATGGCTAGTGAGGGCGGTATTGGCATCATTCATAAAAACCTAAAGCCTGCTGAACAAGCTCGTGAAGTGGCTAAGGTTAAGCGTTATGAATCTGGTGTTTTGCGCGATCCCATCACTATTAGTCCTGATGTCACATTGCGGCAAGTGATTCAGCTTTCTCGTGAGCATGGCTTCTCTGGATTTCCAGTTCTGACTGGTAAAGAAGTGGTTGGCATTATTACTAACCGCGACTTACGTTTTGAAGAAGACTTAGATGCACCTGTCAAAACAAAAATGACTCCACGTGAGCGCTTGATTACCGTGAAAGAGGGCTGCTCCTTAGAAGAGGCTAAACGCCTGATGAGTCAGCATCGTCTTGAGCGCGTGTTAGTAGTCAATGATAAATTTGAATTGCGCGGTTTAATTACCGTCAAAGATATCCTAAAGGCCACCGAGCATCCTAATGCTTGTAAAGATGGTGAAGGTAAGTTGCGCGTTGGCGCAGCAGTCGGCGTAGGCCCAGATAATGATGAGCGCATTGAACTCTTGGTACGTGCAGGTGTTGATGTGATTGTGGTAGATACAGCCCATGGCCATAGCCAGGGTGTATTAGATCGTGTTAAATGGGTTAAGAAAAACTATCCGCACGTACAAGTTATTGGCGGCAATATTGCTACTGGTGATGCAGCTAAAGCGTTGGCTGATCACGGTGCTGATGGGGTCAAAGTAGGTATTGGTCCAGGCTCTATTTGTACGACTCGTATTGTTGCTGGCGTTGGCGTTCCACAAATCACTGCGATCGTGAATGTGGCTACCGCATTAAAAGGTACTGGCATTCCATTGATTGCTGATGGTGGTGTACGTTACTCCGGTGATGTTGCCAAAGCATTAGCGGCTGGCGCAAGTTCAGTCATGATGGGTGGGATGTTTGCGGGAACTGAAGAAGCTCCTGGTGAAGTGTTCCTGTATCAAGGGCGTTCATACAAGAGTTATCGCGGTATGGGGTCTTTGGGTGCGATGGCCGATGGTTCAGCTGATCGTTATTTCCAGAGCGATATTGTTGCTAATGCTGAGAAGCTTGTTCCAGAGGGCATTGAAGGACAAGTCCCTTACAAGGGTAGTGTGCTTGCAATCCTCCATCAGCTCACCGGTGGCATTCGTTCCTCCATGGGTTATCTCGGTTGCAAGACAATTGCTGAGTTGCATGAAAAAGCCAATTTTGTGGAAATCACTTCTGCGGGCGTGCGCGAGTCACACGTTCATGATGTGAAGATCACCAAGGAAGCACCGAATTACCATATTGATTAA